The Pseudomonas fluorescens genome segment CCCAGGACACTCAGGCTTGCGCGATCGAGCAGGAGAAGGGCCCGGTTGAAGACCCGCAGGAAGCCAAGGTCGTGCAGATCCTGGCCAGCCCGAAAATGACTCGCGACAAGACCGTGATCCGCCTGCCGTCGATGGAAAAGGTGCGCAACGACCCGGTCCTGTATGCCCATGCCAACCGCGTGCTGCACCTGGAAACCAACCCGGGCAACGCCCGTGCGCTGGTCCAGAAGCATGGCGAGATCGACGTCTGGTTCAACCCGCCGCCGATTCCGATGACCACTGAAGAAATGGACTACGTGTTCGGCATGCCTTACGCACGTGTTCCGCACCCTGCGTACGGCAAGGAAAAGATCCCGGCCTACGACATGATCCGTTTCTCGGTGAACATCATGCGGGGCTGCTTCGGTGGCTGCACCTTCTGCTCGATCACCGAGCATGAAGGCCGGATCATCCAGAACCGTTCCGAAGAGTCGATCATTCGTGAAATCGAAGAGATCCGCGACAAGGTGCCGGGTTTCACCGGCGTCATTTCCGACCTCGGCGGCCCGACCGCGAACATGTACCGCATCGCCTGCAAGAGCCCGGAAATCGAATCCGCGTGCCGCAAGCCGTCCTGCGTGTTCCCGGGCATTTGCCCGAACCTGAACACCGACCACTCGTCGCTGATTCAGCTGTACCGCAGCGCCCGTGCGTTGCCGGGTGTGAAGAAGATCCTGATCGCCTCCGGCCTGCGTTACGACCTTGCGGTCGAGTCGCCGGAGTACGTCAAGGAGCTGGTGACGCACCACGTCGGTGGTTACCTGAAGATCGCCCCGGAACACACCGAGGAAGGTCCGCTCAACCAGATGATGAAACCGGGGATCGGCACCTACGATCGCTTCAAGCGCATGTTCGAGAAGTACACCAAGGAAGCGGGGAAAGAGCAGTACCTGATTCCGTACTTCATCGCCGCGCACCCGGGCACCACCGACGAAGACATGATGAACCTGGCCCTGTGGCTCAAGGGCAACGGCTTCCGTGCCGACCAGGTCCAGGCGTTCTATCCGTCGCCGATGGCCACCGCCACCGCGATGTACCACTCGGGCAAGAACCCGCTGCGCAAGGTCACCTACAAGAGCGACGGCGTGACCATCGTCAAGAGCGAGGAGCAGCGCCGTCTGCACAAGGCGTTCCTGCGTTATCACGACCCGAAAGGCTGGCCGATGCTGCGTGAAGCGCTGATCCGCATGGGCCGCGCCGACCTGATCGGGCCCGGCAAGCACCAGTTGATCCCGACGCATCAACCGGCCACCGACAGCTACCAGAGTGCCCGTCGCAAGAACTCGACGCCGGCCGGCAGCCATAAAGTGGCGAAGGACGTAAAAGAGAAGACCACCAGGATCCTCACCCAGCACAACGGCCTGCCACCGCGCGCCAGCGACGGCGGCAATCCCTGGGACAAGCGTGAACAGGCCAAGGCCGCGGCATTCGCCCGCAACCAGCAGGCCGCCAAGGAGCGCAAGGAAGCCGCGAAAGGCAAGGGACCGAAACCGGCACGCAAGCCGGTCGTACCGCGCTAAAACGCACTTGAGCTGAACAGAACGCCAACCTTCGGGTTGGCGTTCTGCGTTGTGCCTCGCAACATTTGCGTGCAACTGTGCCAAACCATTTCACCGCATCGCCCGATTTTGGTGCTGTACTGCCCTGAGCATTCCGGGAAAGCGCCCAAGCCTCTGCATGGCATAAGTCTTGCGCGCTTTCGAATACGCTTGGGCTCGCAGGAGGCACGCCGTGTCGATTCATGTCGCATTGCATCACGTCACGCATTACCGCTACGACCGCGCTGTCGAACTCGGCCCGCAGATCGTGCGTCTGCGCCCGGCTGCCCACAGCCGCACGCGGATTTTGTCTTATTCACTGAAAGTCTCCCCCGAGCAGCACTTCATCAATTGGCAGCAGGACCCTCAGGGCAACTACCTTGCACGGCTGGTGTTCCCCGAGAAAACCGCCGAGCTGCGGATCGAGGTCGACCTGCTGGCCGAGATGGCGGTGTTCAACCCGTTCGACTTTTTCCTTGAACCCTATGCCGAGAAAATCCCCTTTGCCTACGCCGCCGATGAGCGCAAGGAACTGGCGCCGTACCTCGAAACCCTGCCGCTGACGCCGACATTCAAGGCCTATCTGGACGCCATCGACCGTACGCCGCTGCCGGCCGTGGATTTCCTGGTAGCGCTCAACCAGCGTCTGAGCGAAGACATCAATTACCTGATCCGCATGGAGCCGGGTGTACAGACCCCGGAACATACCCTCGAACACGCCTCCGGTTCCTGCCGCGATTCGGCGTGGCTGCTGGTGCAACTGCTGCGCAATCTCGGGCTGGCAGCGCGTTTCGTTTCCGGTTACCTGATTCAGCTGACCGCCGACGTGAAAAGCCTCGACGGCCCGTCCGGCACCGAAGTGGATTTCACCGACCTGCACGCGTGGTGCGAGGTGTATCTGCCGGGAGCGGGCTGGATCGGTCTCGATGCGACGTCGGGGCTGTTCGCCGGGGAAGGGCATATCCCGTTGGCCTGCAGTCCCGATCCGTCCTCCGCGGCGCCGATCAGCGGTCTGGTGGAGCCTTGCGAATGCGAGTTCAGCCACGAAATGTCCGTGGAGCGGGTCTGGGAAGCGCCACGGGTGACCAAGCCTTACACCGATGAACAGTGGCTGGCGATCCAGGCCCTGGGCCGGCAGATCGATGCCGACCTGCTGGAAGGCGACGTGCGCCTGACCATGGGCGGCGAACCGACCTTCGTGTCCATCGACGACCCGGACGGCGCCGAATGGAACACCGCTGCGCTCGGCCCAGACAAGCGCCGGCTTTCCGCCGAGCTGTTCCAGCGCATGCGCAAACACTACGCGCCAAAAGGGCTGGTGCATTTCGGTCAGGGCAAGTGGTATCCCGGAGAACAACTGCCGCGCTGGTCGCTCAATTGCTACTGGCGCCGCGACGGCGTGCCGATCTGGCACAACAACGCACTGATCGCCGACGAGCAGCAGGATTACGGCGCCGATGGCGCACTGGCCGGACGCTTTCTGGCGAGTGTCGCCGAGCGCCTGAAACTGCCGACACGTTTTGTGTTCCCGGCCTACGAAGACAATTTCTATTATCTCTGGCGCGAGGGCGCCTTGCCGAGCAACGTCAGCGCTGAAGACTCGCGTCTGGAGGAACCACTGGAACGTGCGCGACTGCGCAAGGTGTTCAGTCAGGGCCTGGACAAGATCATCGGCCAGGTGCTGCCGCTGGCGCGCACCGCCAAGGGCGATCAGTGGCAGAGCGGGCGCTGGTATCTGCGCGATGAGCATTGCCGGCTGGTGCCGGGGGATTCACCGCTGGGCTATCGCCTGCCGTTGGGTTCACAGCCCTGGGTGAAGGCGACGGAGTATCCGTTCATTCATCCGAACGATCCGAATCAGGATTTCCCCGAGTTGCCCGAAACGACGCAGCTCAACGATCACCGTGAGCCGGCTCCGGTGGACGAACGTGCACCGAAGATCGACGAGTCCGCTGATTGGCTGACCCGCACCGCCTTCTGCGCCGAGGCCCGGGAAGGCCGGTTGTACCTGTTCATGCCGCCGCTGGAGCGGGTCGAGGATTATCTGGAACTGGTCGCGGCCATCGAAGCCACCGCCGAGGAGCTGCATTGCCCGGTATTGCTGGAAGGCTATGAGCCGCCGAGCGATCCGCGTCTGAGCAACTTCCGCATCACCCCGGATCCTGGCGTGATCGAGGTCAACGTGCAGCCGTCGGCGACCTGGGACGAGTTGGTCGAACGCACAGAGTTTCTGTACGAAGAAGCGCGCCAGACCCGGCTGTCCACCGAGAAGTTCATGATCGACGGGCGCCACACCGGTACGGGCGGCGGAAACCATTTCGTGCTCGGCGGCGCGACGCCGGCGGACTCACCGTTTTTGCGCCGCCCGGATCTGCTGCGCAGCCTGATCAGCTACTGGCACAACCATCCATCGCTGTCCTACCTGTTTTCCGGTCTGTTCATCGGCCCGACTTCGCAGGCGCCGCGAGTCGATGAAGCGCGCAACGACGCACTGTATGAGCTGGAAATCGCCTTCGCGCAAATGCCCGCACCGGGAGAAGAGTGCGCGCCATGGCTGGTGGATCGGCTGTTGCGCAATCTGCTGATCGACGTCACCGGCAACACCCACCGCGCCGAGTTCTGCATCGACAAGCTGTATTCACCGGACGGCGCCACCGGGCGCCTCGGTCTGCTGGAGTTGCGCGCGTTCGAGATGCCGCCCCATGCGCGCATGAGTCTGGCTCAGCAGCTGTTGTTGCGGGCGCTGGTGGCGCGGTTCTGGCGCGAGCCTTATGCACCGCCGAAACTGGCGCGCTGGGGTACCGAGTTGCATGACCGTTTCCTGCTGCCGCATTTCATCGAGCAGGACTTCGCCGACGTCATCGTCGAGCTCAACAACGCCGGTTACCCCCTGCGTGCCGAATGGTTTGCGGCGCATCTGGAGTTTCGCTTCCCCAAGGTCGGTGATTACGCCGTCAACGGTATCGAACTGGAGTTGCGCCAGGCCCTTGAGCCCTGGCATGTGCTGGGTGAGGAGGGCGCGGCGGGCGGCACGGTGCGCTACGTCGATTCATCGCTGGAGCGTTTGCAGGTCAAGCTTACGGGGCTGCCGCCGCAGCGCTATCTGCTGACCTGCAACGGTATCCCGGTGCCGCTGCAACCGACCGGGCGGGTCGGCGAGTTTGTCGCCGGCGTGCGTTTCCGCGCCTGGCAGCCGGCCAACTGCCTGCAACCGACGATCCCGGTGCATGCGCCGCTGGTGTTCGACCTGCTCGATACCTGGATGCAGCGCTCGCTGGGCGGCTGCCAGTACCACGTTGCCCATCCGGGCGGACGCAATTACGAGACACTGCCGGTCAACGCCAACGAAGCGGAGAGCCGGCGCATGGCGCGTTTCTTCCGCATCGGACATACGCCGGGGAAACTTCCGATACCCAATGTCGAAACGAACGACGAACTACCGATGACACTCGATTTACGACGTTTCTGAATCAGGCACGACGCCCGGATTTTTCGTATATCCGGGCGTCATGTGCCTGCGTTAGTCTGACCGTTCCTTGCTGGCTGCCGAGCTTTCCATGCCTGACCTGCTTGACCGCTACCCGCTGACGGCGGGCACCTATCACGAACTGCTCGACGACAGCGGAGCGGTGCGTCCGCACTGGCAGCGGCTGTTCGACCAATTGCAGCGCAGCACCCCGGCGCAACTGGTGCAGCGTCAGGCGCTGCTGACCCGACAGATTCAGGAAAACGGCGTCACCTACAACGTCTATGCCGATCCCAAGGGGGCGGATCGTCCCTGGGAGCTGGATCTGCTGCCCCACGTGATCGCCGCTGACGAGTGGCAACAACTGTCGGCCGGGATCGCCCAGCGCGCACGCTTGCTCAATGCGGTGCTGGCGGATCTGTACGGCCCGCAACAGTTGATCCGCGAAGGGCTGCTGCCGGCAGAACTGGTGTTTGGCCACAACAACTTCCTCTGGCCCTGTCAGGGCATCGCGCCGCCGGACGGGGCCTTTCTGCACCTGTATGCGGTGGATCTGGCGCGCACGCCGGACGGTCGCTGGTGGGTGACTGCGGATCGTACCCAGGCGCCATCCGGTGCCGGTTATGCACTGGAAAACCGCACCATTGTGTCCCGGGCCTTCCCCGAGTTGTACCGGGATCTGAAGGTGCAGCACCTGGCCGGATTCTTCCGCACCTTGCAGGAAACCCTGGCCCGTCAGGCCCCCTGCGACGATGACGCGCCGCTGGTGGTGTTGCTGACCCCGGGGCGTTTCAACGAAAGCTATTTCGAACATCTTTATCTCGCCCGTCAGCTCGGCTATCCACTGGTGGAGGGCGGCGACCTGACGGTGCGTGATGCCACGGTCTACCTGAAAACCCTCAGCGGTCTGCGTCGGGTCCACGCGATCATGCGTCGGCTCGACGATGATTTCTGCGATCCGCTGGAACTGCGTACGGATTCGGCGCTGGGCGTTCCCGGATTGCTCGAGGCCGTGCGTCAGGGCCGAGTGCTGGTGGCCAATGCTCTGGGCAGCGGCGTGCTGGAGTCGCCGGGGCTCTTGGGTTTTTTGCCGAAGATCAATCAGTACTTGTTCGGCGAAGAACTGATCCTGCCCTCCATCGCCACCTGGTGGTGCGGGGAGGCACCGGTGCTGGCCCAGGCGTTGGAAAAACTGCCGGAGTTGCTGATCAAGCCGGCGTTTCCGTCCCAGAGTTTTGCACCCGTTTTCGGGCGTGATCTGAGTGAGAAACAGCGCCAGAGTCTCGCCGAGCGCATGCAGGCCCGGCCTTATGCCTATGTCGCGCAAGAACTTGCGCAACTGTCCCACGCGCCGATCTGGCAGCCCGAGGACGGCCAGTTGCAACCGCGTGCCATTGGCATGCGCATGTATGCGGTGGCCAGTCATGATGGTTATCGGGTGTTGCCCGGTGGCCTGACCCGGGTGGCGGCCGAAGCCGACGCCGAAGTGGTGTCGATGCAGCGTGGTGGCGCGAGCAAGGACACTTGGGTGCTGGGAGACCGGTCGCCAAGCGGCGAGCAGTGGAAGACCCAGCGCAACATCGGCGTGCATGATCTGGTGCGGCGCGATCCCTATCTTCCGTCGCGGGTGGTGGAAAACCTGTTCTGGTTCGGCCGTTATTGCGAGCGCTGCGACGACAGCGCGCGGCTGCTGCGGATCATGCTGGCGCGTTACATCGACGGGGATGATCCGCAAGCCTTGCAGGCTGCCGTGGAGCTCGGCGAGCGCCTGATGCTGCTGCCGGACGAAGGAGAGCTGCCAGAGCGCCTGCTCGCGGCCCTGCTTGGCGAGGACTGGTCGTTCAGCCTGCGCTCCAACCTGCAACGCTTGCAGTGGGCGGCGTCGCAGGTGCGCGGCAAGCTCTCGCGGGAGAACTGGCAGGCGCTGGTGGAATTGCAGCGCGAGGCGACGGAGCTGGACACCGATGAGCCGGACTTTGGCGAGTTGCTGGATTTTCTCAATCGGCTGGTGATGTCACTGGCGGCGCTGTCCGGGTTTGCCCTCGATGACATGACCCGCGACGAAGGCTGGCGTTTCCTGATGATTGGCCGGCGGATCGAGCGCCTGCAGTTTCTCAGCAGCAGTCTTGCGGGTTTCCTGCGCGGCGCCGGGGCGTTCGATCAAGCGGGACTTGAGTGGTTGCTGGAGCTGGGCAACAGCAGCATCACCTATCGCTCGCGTTATCTGGCGGTGGCGCAGTTGATCCCGGTGCTCGACCTGTTGCTGCTGGACGAGCAGAACCCCCATGCGGTGTTGTTCCAGTTGAAACTGGTGACGCGCACGCTCAAGCGTTTGAGCGACGATTTTGATGCGCCTCGGGAGGCCGGGTTGCCGCAACTGGTCGAGCGTCTGGCGCGCTTCGATCTGGGGTGCCTGGAAAACCCCCTGTTCGGCGAATCCAGCGTGCGCGCGGCCCTCGATGGTCTGGCGGATCTGCTGCAAGACATCGCCGACGCCAGCGGCCAGGTGTCCGATCGACTGGCCCTGCGTCATTTCGCCCATGTCGATGATGTCAGCCAACGCACGGTGTCCGTCTGATGAATGCCCACTACCAGATTCTTCACGATACCTGCTATCACTACGACAGCCCGGTCTCCCTGGCGCAGCAACTGGCGCACCTGTGGCCCCGTGAGTGCGCCTGGCAGCGCTGTACCGAACAGCAATTGCTGATCAGTCCGGAACCGACCGCCCGGCGTGACGAGCAGGATGTGTTTGGCAATCCGCTGACACGCCTGGCGTTCGAACGGCCTCACGATGAATTGCAGGTCAACGCCCGGCTGACGGTCGAGGTGCTGGCGCGGCCGGCGCTGGATTTCAATCTGTCCCCGGCCTGGGAGCAGACCTGCAATTCGCTGACCTACACCAGCCAGCCATTGTCCACCGAGCTGCTGGAAGCTTGCCGTTACCGGTTTCAATCCCCCTACGTTCATTTGAAACGCAGCTTTGTCGAGTTTTCCGAAAGCTGTTTCCCGCCCGGGCGACCGCTGCTGCTGGGCGTACAGGCGTTGATGGAAAAGATCTTCGATGAATTCACCTTCGATGCCGAGGCCACGCAGGTCGCGACACCGTTGGTCGAGGTGCTGGAGCGCCGGCGCGGGGTCTGTCAGGACTTCGCTCACCTGATGCTGGCCTGCGTGCGTTCCCGAGGATTGGCGGCGCGCTACATCAGCGGCTACCTGCTGACACGGCCGCCACCGGGGCAACCGCGATTGATTGGCGCCGATGCGTCTCATGCGTGGGTTTCGGTGTTTTGCCCGGTGCTCGGCTGGGTGGATTTCGATCCGACCAACAATGTGCAGCCGGCACTGGAACACATCACCCTGGCCTGGGGCCGGGATTTCTCCGATGTGTCGCCGTTGCGCGGGGTGATTCTGGGCGGTGGCAATCACGACCCGGAAGTCCGCGTCACCGTGTTGCCATTGGAGGAGTGAAGATCAAATGTGGGAGCGGGCTTGCTCGCGAAAGCAATTGTTCAGTCATGAATGTCACGACGCTTTCGCGAGCAAGCCCGCTCCCACAGGGATTGTGTTCAAGGTTTCAGCAATGTGCTCAGGCGTCTGGCGTCTGATCTTTCGGTGCATCAACATCAATTGCATCATCATCGGTCGCCACTTCACCGTCAGGGTTCAGTGCCGCTTCTTCAGCCATCTGTTTCTTGCGCTGAAGCTTTTCCTCTTTCTTCTGTTCCTTGGCCAGGTCACGTTGACGCTTGGCGAAGGAGTAATTGGGTTTGGCCATGGGCGATCCTCTGGGGTCGAAGGTGAGGTTGAGCGGCGCGTATTCTGCCCTGTATCGGTGCCCGGGGGTTAACCGGGTTTCTGGTCGACCCACTTTGGCGTGACGGTCGGCTGCCACTGATCGAGGGCATCGAGCAGCGTTTGCGGCGATTCGCTTACTTGCAGCATGTCACGGTGCGGTGCGCGAACGAAGCCTTCGCCGACGATGTGATCGAGAAATGCCGTGAGTTTGCTGTAGAAACCGTTCACTTCCAGCAGGCCCAGCGGCTTGCCGTGGTAACCGAGCTGGCCCCAGGTCCAGACTTCGAACAGCTCTTCAAGCGTGCCGAGGCCGCCGGGCAGGGCGATGAACGCATCGCTGAGTTCAGCCATCCGCGCCTTGCGCGCGTGCATGCCGTCGACCACTTCCAGGCGCGTCAGGCTCTTGTGGCCGATTTCCTTGTCCATCAGGCTCTGCGGAATGATGCCGATCACTTCGCCACCGGCCGCCAGTGCGGCATCCGCGACGATCCCCATGAGGCCGACAGCGCCACCGCCGTAGACCAGGGTCAGTTTGCGCTCGGCAATGGCTGTGCCGAGGGCGATGGCGGCTTCGGTGTACGCCGGGGTGGTGCCGGCGTTGGCACCGCAAAATACACAAACGGATGTGAGAGACATGCCTTCCTCCTGGGTCAATCCGTCACAGGGTAATGGCTGGCACGCCTTGATCCAAGGGCTAGACTTCGCGTTTCGGGGTTTCATAGGTGCCGCTGGCGCCACAGGCGTAGGCGGCGAGCAGACTGTACAACAGGCTGTTGAGGGACATGACTGATGCTCCAGTTGAGTTGAGCCCTGAAGATACGTCCCGGCCAAACGTCTGGCTGTTAGATTGTTTCGATGAGTGTCATAGCCTGAAAGTTGTATACAATTTTTGACTCAAGTCATAGGAACTTGCGAAGATTTCAGGCAGTCTTTCCACCACTCGTGTTTTTGTTAACCCTGCCTTGGAGATTCACCATGTTTTCCAAAGTTGTTGCGGTATCCCTGCTGGCGCTGGCCAGCAGCCAATTGATGGCTGCCGAGTGCAAAACCACCGTCGATTCCACCGACCAGATGTCCTTCAACACCAAGGAGATCGTGATCGACAAGAGCTGCAAGACCTTCACCGTCGAACTGACCCACTCCGGCAGCCTGCCGAAGAATGTCATGGGCCACAACCTGGTGGTCAGCAAGACCGCTGACATGCAGCCGATCGCCACCGACGGCCTGGCCGCCGGCATCGACAAGAACTACCTGAAGGACGGTGACGAGCGCGTTATCGCCCACACCAAAATCATCGGCGCCGGCGAGAAAGACTCGCTGACCATCGATGTATCGAAACTGGCAGCCGGCACCGATTATGGTTTCTTCTGCTCGTTCCCTGGCCACATCTCGATGATGAAAGGCACAGTGGTTGTGAAGTAAGAAAGCCGCAGGCAAAAAAAGCGTCCCGAAGGACGCTTTTTTCATGCCTGAAATTCAGGGCGCAAACGGCATGACCCGCTTGTGATGAGTCTT includes the following:
- a CDS encoding YgiQ family radical SAM protein, with amino-acid sequence MQAAKPLFDYPKYWAECFGPAPFLPMSREEMDQLGWDSCDIIIVTGDAYVDHPSFGMAIIGRLLESQGFRVGIIAQPNWQSKDDFMKLGEPNLFFGVAAGNMDSMINRYTADKKIRSDDAYTPGGMAGKRPDRASLVYSQRCKEAYKHVPIVLGGIEASLRRIAHYDYWQDRVRNSILIDASADILLYGNAERAIVEVAQRLSYGHKIEDITDVRGTAFIRRDTPAGWYEVDSTRIDRPGKIDKIINPYVNTQDTQACAIEQEKGPVEDPQEAKVVQILASPKMTRDKTVIRLPSMEKVRNDPVLYAHANRVLHLETNPGNARALVQKHGEIDVWFNPPPIPMTTEEMDYVFGMPYARVPHPAYGKEKIPAYDMIRFSVNIMRGCFGGCTFCSITEHEGRIIQNRSEESIIREIEEIRDKVPGFTGVISDLGGPTANMYRIACKSPEIESACRKPSCVFPGICPNLNTDHSSLIQLYRSARALPGVKKILIASGLRYDLAVESPEYVKELVTHHVGGYLKIAPEHTEEGPLNQMMKPGIGTYDRFKRMFEKYTKEAGKEQYLIPYFIAAHPGTTDEDMMNLALWLKGNGFRADQVQAFYPSPMATATAMYHSGKNPLRKVTYKSDGVTIVKSEEQRRLHKAFLRYHDPKGWPMLREALIRMGRADLIGPGKHQLIPTHQPATDSYQSARRKNSTPAGSHKVAKDVKEKTTRILTQHNGLPPRASDGGNPWDKREQAKAAAFARNQQAAKERKEAAKGKGPKPARKPVVPR
- a CDS encoding DUF2126 domain-containing protein, translating into MSIHVALHHVTHYRYDRAVELGPQIVRLRPAAHSRTRILSYSLKVSPEQHFINWQQDPQGNYLARLVFPEKTAELRIEVDLLAEMAVFNPFDFFLEPYAEKIPFAYAADERKELAPYLETLPLTPTFKAYLDAIDRTPLPAVDFLVALNQRLSEDINYLIRMEPGVQTPEHTLEHASGSCRDSAWLLVQLLRNLGLAARFVSGYLIQLTADVKSLDGPSGTEVDFTDLHAWCEVYLPGAGWIGLDATSGLFAGEGHIPLACSPDPSSAAPISGLVEPCECEFSHEMSVERVWEAPRVTKPYTDEQWLAIQALGRQIDADLLEGDVRLTMGGEPTFVSIDDPDGAEWNTAALGPDKRRLSAELFQRMRKHYAPKGLVHFGQGKWYPGEQLPRWSLNCYWRRDGVPIWHNNALIADEQQDYGADGALAGRFLASVAERLKLPTRFVFPAYEDNFYYLWREGALPSNVSAEDSRLEEPLERARLRKVFSQGLDKIIGQVLPLARTAKGDQWQSGRWYLRDEHCRLVPGDSPLGYRLPLGSQPWVKATEYPFIHPNDPNQDFPELPETTQLNDHREPAPVDERAPKIDESADWLTRTAFCAEAREGRLYLFMPPLERVEDYLELVAAIEATAEELHCPVLLEGYEPPSDPRLSNFRITPDPGVIEVNVQPSATWDELVERTEFLYEEARQTRLSTEKFMIDGRHTGTGGGNHFVLGGATPADSPFLRRPDLLRSLISYWHNHPSLSYLFSGLFIGPTSQAPRVDEARNDALYELEIAFAQMPAPGEECAPWLVDRLLRNLLIDVTGNTHRAEFCIDKLYSPDGATGRLGLLELRAFEMPPHARMSLAQQLLLRALVARFWREPYAPPKLARWGTELHDRFLLPHFIEQDFADVIVELNNAGYPLRAEWFAAHLEFRFPKVGDYAVNGIELELRQALEPWHVLGEEGAAGGTVRYVDSSLERLQVKLTGLPPQRYLLTCNGIPVPLQPTGRVGEFVAGVRFRAWQPANCLQPTIPVHAPLVFDLLDTWMQRSLGGCQYHVAHPGGRNYETLPVNANEAESRRMARFFRIGHTPGKLPIPNVETNDELPMTLDLRRF
- a CDS encoding circularly permuted type 2 ATP-grasp protein encodes the protein MPDLLDRYPLTAGTYHELLDDSGAVRPHWQRLFDQLQRSTPAQLVQRQALLTRQIQENGVTYNVYADPKGADRPWELDLLPHVIAADEWQQLSAGIAQRARLLNAVLADLYGPQQLIREGLLPAELVFGHNNFLWPCQGIAPPDGAFLHLYAVDLARTPDGRWWVTADRTQAPSGAGYALENRTIVSRAFPELYRDLKVQHLAGFFRTLQETLARQAPCDDDAPLVVLLTPGRFNESYFEHLYLARQLGYPLVEGGDLTVRDATVYLKTLSGLRRVHAIMRRLDDDFCDPLELRTDSALGVPGLLEAVRQGRVLVANALGSGVLESPGLLGFLPKINQYLFGEELILPSIATWWCGEAPVLAQALEKLPELLIKPAFPSQSFAPVFGRDLSEKQRQSLAERMQARPYAYVAQELAQLSHAPIWQPEDGQLQPRAIGMRMYAVASHDGYRVLPGGLTRVAAEADAEVVSMQRGGASKDTWVLGDRSPSGEQWKTQRNIGVHDLVRRDPYLPSRVVENLFWFGRYCERCDDSARLLRIMLARYIDGDDPQALQAAVELGERLMLLPDEGELPERLLAALLGEDWSFSLRSNLQRLQWAASQVRGKLSRENWQALVELQREATELDTDEPDFGELLDFLNRLVMSLAALSGFALDDMTRDEGWRFLMIGRRIERLQFLSSSLAGFLRGAGAFDQAGLEWLLELGNSSITYRSRYLAVAQLIPVLDLLLLDEQNPHAVLFQLKLVTRTLKRLSDDFDAPREAGLPQLVERLARFDLGCLENPLFGESSVRAALDGLADLLQDIADASGQVSDRLALRHFAHVDDVSQRTVSV
- a CDS encoding transglutaminase family protein; this translates as MNAHYQILHDTCYHYDSPVSLAQQLAHLWPRECAWQRCTEQQLLISPEPTARRDEQDVFGNPLTRLAFERPHDELQVNARLTVEVLARPALDFNLSPAWEQTCNSLTYTSQPLSTELLEACRYRFQSPYVHLKRSFVEFSESCFPPGRPLLLGVQALMEKIFDEFTFDAEATQVATPLVEVLERRRGVCQDFAHLMLACVRSRGLAARYISGYLLTRPPPGQPRLIGADASHAWVSVFCPVLGWVDFDPTNNVQPALEHITLAWGRDFSDVSPLRGVILGGGNHDPEVRVTVLPLEE
- a CDS encoding TIGR00730 family Rossman fold protein, which translates into the protein MSLTSVCVFCGANAGTTPAYTEAAIALGTAIAERKLTLVYGGGAVGLMGIVADAALAAGGEVIGIIPQSLMDKEIGHKSLTRLEVVDGMHARKARMAELSDAFIALPGGLGTLEELFEVWTWGQLGYHGKPLGLLEVNGFYSKLTAFLDHIVGEGFVRAPHRDMLQVSESPQTLLDALDQWQPTVTPKWVDQKPG
- the azu gene encoding azurin, whose amino-acid sequence is MFSKVVAVSLLALASSQLMAAECKTTVDSTDQMSFNTKEIVIDKSCKTFTVELTHSGSLPKNVMGHNLVVSKTADMQPIATDGLAAGIDKNYLKDGDERVIAHTKIIGAGEKDSLTIDVSKLAAGTDYGFFCSFPGHISMMKGTVVVK